From a single Collimonas pratensis genomic region:
- a CDS encoding RNA-binding S4 domain-containing protein: MSKTVDIVRIDKWLWAARFFKTRTLASDAVDNGKVKLGDERVKPARNLKIGEILAIDNGASVWEVEVLLLADVRGSAAIAQTLYRETAQSIAKRSIVAEDRKFFKEPTMAIKGRPTKRDRRLLDKAQS; the protein is encoded by the coding sequence ATGAGCAAAACAGTAGACATCGTCAGGATCGACAAATGGCTATGGGCGGCGCGCTTTTTCAAGACCCGCACCCTGGCCAGCGATGCGGTCGATAACGGCAAGGTGAAGCTGGGCGATGAGCGCGTCAAGCCGGCGCGCAACCTCAAGATCGGCGAGATATTGGCCATCGACAACGGCGCCAGCGTCTGGGAAGTCGAAGTCTTGCTGCTGGCCGACGTCCGCGGCTCGGCTGCGATCGCGCAAACGCTGTACCGGGAAACCGCGCAAAGCATCGCCAAGCGCAGCATCGTGGCCGAGGACCGGAAATTCTTCAAGGAACCGACCATGGCGATCAAGGGCCGGCCCACCAAGCGCGACCGCCGTTTGTTGGATAAAGCACAATCCTGA
- a CDS encoding Nif3-like dinuclear metal center hexameric protein: MAKYLAEALNIIQFRDYCPNGLQVEGRPQIQRLVSGVTASQALLEAALEAGADAILVHHGYFWRGEDARVIGSKHKRLKLLLTHDINLFAYHLPLDSHPQFGNNVQLAQQLDLAPDGRFGDDQLGWLGHAAAPEVRTVGDLAALIERRLNRVPLLIGDPAQPLARVAWCTGGAQGMLGDAIAAGASVYISGEISEPTVHLARESGVAYLAAGHHATERYGVQALGQHLAERFGLQHQFIDIDNPV, from the coding sequence ATGGCAAAGTATCTTGCCGAAGCATTAAACATTATACAGTTCCGCGACTATTGTCCCAATGGCTTGCAGGTCGAGGGGCGGCCGCAGATTCAGCGGCTGGTGAGCGGCGTCACCGCCAGCCAGGCTTTGCTGGAAGCGGCGCTGGAGGCAGGCGCCGATGCGATCCTGGTGCACCATGGCTATTTCTGGCGCGGCGAGGATGCGCGCGTCATCGGCAGCAAGCATAAACGGCTGAAATTGTTGTTAACACATGATATCAACCTGTTCGCCTATCACTTGCCGCTCGATTCCCATCCGCAATTCGGCAATAACGTGCAGCTGGCGCAGCAGCTCGACCTGGCGCCGGACGGCCGCTTCGGCGACGACCAGCTGGGCTGGCTGGGCCATGCCGCCGCTCCCGAGGTAAGAACCGTGGGCGACCTTGCCGCCCTCATCGAGCGCCGTCTGAACCGGGTGCCGCTGCTGATCGGCGATCCGGCGCAGCCGCTGGCACGCGTCGCCTGGTGCACCGGCGGCGCCCAAGGCATGCTGGGCGACGCCATCGCCGCCGGCGCCAGCGTGTATATCAGCGGCGAGATATCCGAGCCGACTGTGCACCTGGCGCGCGAAAGCGGCGTCGCCTACCTGGCGGCCGGCCATCACGCCACCGAACGCTACGGCGTGCAGGCGCTGGGACAGCACCTGGCGGAGCGTTTCGGCCTGCAGCACCAGTTCATCGATATCGACAACCCGGTTTGA
- a CDS encoding DHA2 family efflux MFS transporter permease subunit: MTHGIDDRKRWSALIVLCLGVLMIVLDTTIVNVALPSIAADLKFSETSLVWVVNAYMLTFGGFLLLGGRLGDLYGHRRMFLLGITLFTLASLACGLANSQVLLVCARAVQGLGGAVVSAVSLSLIMNLFTEPGERAKAMGVYGFVCAGGGSIGVLLGGLLTSALSWHWIFLVNLPIGIAVYALCAGLLPRASGAGHHKLDVAGAASITLALMLAVYAIVNGNQAGWQSIQTILMLLAAVALLALFLVIEARVKAPLVPLALFRLRSVVVANIVGVMWAAAMFAWFFISALYLQRVLGYRPLQVGLAFLPANLIMAVFSLGLSAKLVMHFGIRLPLAAGLLVAAVGLALFARAPVDGSFLLDVLPGMLLLGLGAGIAFNPMLLAAMSEVAPSESGLASGVVNTSFMMGGALGLALLASLAEARSDSLLQAGVTAQAALNGGYQMAFLGGAIFAGVAAVLAAVLLRAAPQPAAQSVAQEELETTE; encoded by the coding sequence ATGACGCATGGTATCGACGACCGCAAGCGCTGGTCGGCCCTGATAGTGCTGTGTCTTGGCGTGCTGATGATCGTGCTCGACACCACGATCGTCAACGTCGCCTTGCCTTCAATCGCCGCCGACCTCAAATTTTCCGAAACTTCGCTGGTGTGGGTGGTGAACGCCTACATGCTGACCTTCGGCGGCTTCCTGCTGCTGGGCGGACGGCTGGGCGACCTGTACGGTCACCGGCGCATGTTCCTGCTGGGGATCACCTTGTTCACGCTGGCTTCGCTGGCCTGCGGACTGGCCAATTCGCAAGTGCTGCTGGTGTGCGCGCGGGCGGTGCAGGGCTTGGGCGGCGCCGTGGTCTCGGCAGTCTCGCTGTCGCTCATCATGAACCTGTTCACCGAGCCGGGCGAGCGTGCCAAGGCCATGGGCGTGTATGGCTTCGTCTGCGCCGGCGGCGGCAGCATCGGCGTGCTGCTCGGCGGACTGCTGACCAGCGCGCTGAGCTGGCACTGGATCTTCCTGGTCAACCTGCCGATCGGGATCGCCGTCTATGCGCTGTGCGCCGGCCTGCTGCCGCGCGCCAGCGGCGCGGGCCATCACAAGCTGGACGTGGCCGGCGCCGCCAGCATCACGCTGGCGCTGATGCTGGCCGTATACGCGATCGTCAACGGCAACCAGGCCGGCTGGCAGTCGATCCAGACTATCCTCATGCTGCTGGCGGCGGTCGCGCTGTTGGCCCTGTTTCTGGTGATCGAAGCACGCGTCAAGGCGCCGCTGGTGCCGCTGGCGCTGTTCCGTCTGCGCAGCGTGGTGGTCGCCAATATCGTCGGCGTGATGTGGGCGGCCGCGATGTTTGCCTGGTTCTTCATCTCCGCGCTGTACCTGCAGCGGGTGCTCGGCTACCGGCCGCTGCAGGTTGGCCTGGCGTTCTTGCCGGCCAACCTGATCATGGCGGTTTTTTCGCTGGGCCTGTCAGCCAAACTGGTCATGCATTTCGGCATCCGCCTGCCGCTGGCTGCCGGCCTGCTGGTGGCGGCCGTCGGCCTGGCATTGTTTGCGCGGGCGCCGGTGGATGGCAGCTTCCTGCTGGATGTATTGCCAGGCATGCTTCTGCTGGGCCTGGGGGCGGGGATTGCGTTTAATCCGATGCTGCTGGCGGCGATGAGCGAAGTGGCGCCTAGCGAATCCGGACTGGCTTCCGGTGTCGTCAATACTTCCTTCATGATGGGCGGTGCGCTCGGGCTGGCCTTGCTGGCCAGCCTTGCCGAAGCGCGTAGCGACAGCTTGCTGCAGGCTGGCGTAACGGCCCAGGCTGCGCTCAATGGCGGCTATCAGATGGCGTTTCTGGGCGGGGCGATATTTGCCGGCGTGGCGGCGGTGCTGGCTGCTGTATTGCTGCGGGCTGCGCCGCAGCCGGCGGCGCAGAGTGTCGCCCAGGAGGAACTGGAAACCACGGAGTGA
- the tatC gene encoding twin-arginine translocase subunit TatC → MTEEQKSSGVEETFISHLVELRNRIMKASIAIIVIFLCLMPWSANIYDFLAAPMLNALPHGSKMIATGVITPFLIPVKVTLLVAFVIALPWVLYQLWAFIAPGLYAHEKKLIAPLVVSSSVLFITGVAFCYYLVFGVIFHFINKVAPTSISVTPDIDNYFDFVMTMFIAFGMTFEVPIVVIVLVRMGLVSLEKLKSIRPYVIVGAFVVAAIVTPPDIMSQMLLAVPLCLLYEIGLLVAPLFVKATQAPVDAEETI, encoded by the coding sequence ATGACTGAAGAACAAAAATCCAGCGGCGTCGAAGAGACGTTCATTTCGCACCTGGTGGAATTGCGCAATCGCATCATGAAGGCTTCGATCGCGATCATCGTGATCTTCCTGTGCCTGATGCCGTGGTCGGCGAATATCTACGACTTCCTGGCCGCGCCTATGCTGAACGCGCTGCCGCACGGCAGCAAGATGATCGCCACCGGCGTCATCACGCCATTCCTGATTCCGGTCAAAGTGACCTTGCTGGTCGCCTTCGTCATCGCCCTGCCTTGGGTGCTCTACCAGCTGTGGGCCTTTATCGCGCCGGGTTTGTACGCCCATGAAAAGAAACTGATCGCGCCGCTGGTGGTGTCTTCCTCGGTGCTGTTCATCACCGGCGTGGCCTTCTGTTACTACCTGGTGTTCGGCGTGATTTTCCACTTCATCAACAAGGTAGCACCGACCTCGATTTCGGTGACGCCGGACATCGACAACTACTTCGATTTCGTGATGACCATGTTCATCGCCTTCGGCATGACCTTTGAAGTGCCGATCGTGGTGATCGTGCTGGTGCGCATGGGCCTGGTGTCGCTGGAAAAACTGAAATCGATCCGTCCCTACGTGATTGTCGGCGCTTTCGTGGTGGCTGCGATCGTCACGCCACCGGACATCATGAGCCAGATGCTGCTGGCAGTGCCGCTGTGCCTGCTGTACGAGATCGGTTTGCTGGTGGCGCCGCTGTTCGTCAAGGCGACCCAGGCGCCGGTCGACGCCGAAGAAACGATCTAA
- a CDS encoding TetR/AcrR family transcriptional regulator, which yields MRKGELTRAAILDVAITLASRDGLEGLTIGLLAEKMNMSKSGVFAHFGSREDLQIEVVKLYHRQFEQEVFYPSIKEARGLPRLECMFARWIRQVTIEIASGCIYISGAVEYDDRPGEIREQLVTMVRTWQLALHRCALQAVDAGHLRADTDADQLVYEMYGLILGLHHDARFLKKAGSVERAQKGFDRLIDSYRNTQPSAAGSKPALQDTKQKSNQKIAAKPAARSIQ from the coding sequence ATGCGCAAAGGCGAACTGACACGCGCAGCGATCCTGGATGTCGCCATCACGCTGGCCAGCCGCGACGGCCTCGAAGGCCTGACCATCGGTTTGCTGGCGGAAAAAATGAACATGAGCAAATCCGGCGTGTTCGCCCATTTCGGCTCGCGTGAAGACCTGCAGATCGAAGTGGTGAAGCTGTACCACCGCCAGTTCGAACAAGAAGTGTTCTATCCCAGCATCAAGGAGGCACGCGGCCTGCCGCGCCTGGAATGCATGTTTGCGCGCTGGATCCGGCAGGTGACGATTGAAATCGCCTCCGGCTGCATCTATATCAGCGGTGCGGTCGAGTATGACGACCGGCCCGGTGAAATCCGCGAACAGCTGGTGACCATGGTGCGCACCTGGCAACTGGCCTTGCACCGTTGCGCCTTGCAAGCGGTCGATGCCGGCCACCTGCGGGCCGATACCGATGCCGACCAGCTGGTGTATGAAATGTACGGCCTGATCCTGGGCTTGCACCACGACGCCCGCTTCCTCAAGAAGGCCGGCAGCGTGGAGCGCGCGCAAAAAGGCTTTGACCGCCTGATCGACAGCTACCGCAACACACAGCCGTCGGCCGCCGGCAGCAAGCCGGCGCTGCAGGATACTAAGCAAAAATCGAATCAAAAAATTGCTGCCAAGCCGGCAGCCAGATCAATCCAGTAA
- a CDS encoding acyl-CoA dehydrogenase C-terminal domain-containing protein yields the protein MGQYVAPLRDMQFVMHELLHVEDELKQLPKHAEIDADIINQVLEEGGKFTSQVLFPLNHSGDREGCHHDKATHTVTAPKGFKEAYKQYVEAGWPSLSCDPEFGGQGLPLVINNSFYEMMNSANQAWTMYPGLSHGAYECLHAHGTPEQQALYLPKLVSGEWTGTMCLTESHCGTDLGMLRSKAEPQTDGSYSITGSKIFISAGEHDMSQNIIHLVLARLPGAPEGSKGISLFLVPKFLPNADGSLGARNPITCGAIEEKMGIHGNSTCQMNLDGATGWLIGSPHKGLNAMFVFMNAARLGVGMQGLGLTEVAYQNALVYAKDRIQMRSLSGIKAPDRPADPIIVHPDVRRMLLTAKAYAEGARAFCSYVALQLDKELNHPDEQVRKDCADEVALLTPVVKAFITDNAWTATSECMQVYGGHGFIAEWGMEQYVRDARINMIYEGTNTIQSLDLLGRKVLMDNGAKLKKFGAKVQAFIEENGADEALSEFITPLADLGDKVSKLTMEIGMKAFQNPDEAGAAAVPYLRVVGHLVYAYFFAQMAKIALAKQDSGDKFYVSKLATARFYFARLLPETAMLIRQARSGSGSLMALDADLF from the coding sequence ATGGGTCAATACGTCGCGCCACTGCGGGATATGCAATTCGTCATGCACGAGCTGCTGCATGTAGAAGATGAACTGAAACAATTGCCGAAGCATGCCGAGATCGATGCCGACATCATCAATCAGGTGCTGGAAGAGGGCGGTAAATTCACCTCCCAGGTCCTGTTCCCGCTGAACCATTCGGGCGACCGCGAAGGCTGCCACCACGACAAGGCCACTCACACAGTCACCGCCCCTAAGGGTTTCAAGGAAGCCTACAAGCAGTACGTGGAAGCCGGCTGGCCATCGCTGTCCTGCGATCCTGAATTCGGCGGCCAAGGCCTGCCGCTGGTGATCAACAACTCGTTCTACGAAATGATGAACTCGGCCAACCAGGCCTGGACCATGTACCCGGGCTTGTCGCACGGCGCCTACGAGTGCCTGCACGCACACGGCACGCCAGAGCAGCAGGCGCTGTACCTGCCGAAGCTGGTGTCCGGCGAATGGACCGGCACCATGTGCCTGACCGAATCGCATTGCGGCACCGACCTCGGCATGCTGCGCTCGAAAGCCGAGCCGCAGACTGACGGCTCCTACAGCATCACCGGTAGCAAGATTTTCATCTCGGCCGGCGAGCACGACATGTCGCAAAACATCATCCATCTGGTGCTGGCGCGTCTGCCAGGCGCACCGGAAGGATCCAAGGGCATTTCCCTGTTCCTGGTGCCGAAGTTCCTGCCTAACGCAGACGGCTCGCTGGGCGCGCGCAATCCGATCACCTGCGGCGCGATCGAAGAAAAAATGGGTATCCACGGCAACTCAACCTGCCAGATGAACCTGGACGGCGCTACCGGCTGGCTCATCGGCAGCCCGCACAAGGGCTTGAACGCGATGTTCGTGTTCATGAACGCCGCTCGCCTCGGCGTCGGCATGCAAGGCCTGGGTTTGACAGAAGTGGCTTACCAGAACGCGCTGGTGTATGCAAAAGACCGCATCCAGATGCGCAGCCTGTCGGGCATCAAGGCACCAGACCGGCCAGCCGATCCGATCATCGTTCATCCTGATGTGCGCCGCATGCTGTTGACGGCAAAAGCGTATGCTGAAGGCGCGCGTGCTTTCTGTTCTTACGTTGCGCTGCAGCTGGACAAGGAGCTGAACCACCCGGACGAACAAGTGCGCAAGGACTGCGCCGATGAAGTCGCCCTGCTGACGCCAGTGGTCAAGGCTTTCATCACCGATAACGCTTGGACCGCTACCTCGGAATGCATGCAGGTCTACGGCGGCCATGGCTTCATCGCCGAATGGGGCATGGAGCAGTATGTGCGCGATGCCCGCATCAACATGATCTATGAAGGCACCAACACCATCCAGTCGCTCGATCTGCTGGGCCGCAAGGTGTTGATGGACAACGGCGCCAAGCTGAAGAAATTCGGCGCCAAGGTGCAAGCATTCATCGAAGAAAACGGCGCCGACGAAGCGCTGTCGGAATTCATCACGCCGTTGGCCGACCTCGGCGACAAAGTCAGCAAGCTGACCATGGAAATCGGCATGAAGGCTTTCCAGAATCCTGATGAAGCCGGCGCAGCAGCCGTACCTTACCTGCGCGTAGTTGGCCACCTGGTGTACGCCTACTTCTTTGCGCAAATGGCAAAGATCGCTTTGGCCAAGCAAGATTCAGGCGACAAGTTCTACGTTTCCAAGCTGGCGACCGCACGTTTCTACTTCGCTCGCCTGCTGCCGGAAACCGCAATGCTGATTCGTCAGGCACGTTCCGGTTCGGGCAGCCTGATGGCGCTGGACGCAGATTTGTTCTAA
- a CDS encoding Do family serine endopeptidase produces MRRFWLLFAQTVTVGLAILFIVTTLKPDWLTGSLTSSRLHIAASKVPLQEAAPGTLAPNSYRQASQRAMPSVVNIFTSKEAKPASPEVLEDPLLRKFFGDRGDDSDDKQSSLGSGVIVSSQGYILTNNHVVESADEIEVALADGRTTTAKVVGTDPETDLAVIKIELPNLPAITLGRADEASVGDVVLAIGNPFGVGQTVTMGIISALGRSHLGINQFENFIQTDAAINPGNSGGALIDTNGNLLGINTAIYSRTGGSLGIGFAVPMTTAKTVMESIINTGHMVRGYIGVEPQDITPELAESFGLTRKTGAIIAGVIKSGPADKAGLKPGDILVAIEGKPITDSTDMTNLIAQLKPGSKAKLTVLRKTQESTVEAIIGKRPPMKREAE; encoded by the coding sequence ATGCGACGTTTCTGGCTGTTATTTGCACAAACCGTGACCGTCGGTTTAGCGATCCTGTTCATTGTAACGACCTTGAAGCCAGATTGGCTAACCGGTTCGCTGACCAGCTCGCGCCTGCATATCGCCGCCTCCAAGGTGCCGCTGCAGGAAGCCGCGCCCGGAACCCTTGCGCCCAACTCCTACCGTCAGGCTTCGCAGCGCGCCATGCCGTCAGTGGTGAATATCTTCACCAGCAAGGAAGCCAAGCCGGCCAGCCCGGAAGTGCTGGAAGATCCGCTGCTGCGCAAATTCTTCGGCGACCGCGGCGACGACTCGGACGACAAGCAATCCAGCCTGGGTTCCGGCGTCATCGTCAGCTCGCAAGGCTATATCCTGACCAATAACCACGTGGTCGAATCGGCCGATGAAATCGAGGTGGCGCTGGCCGATGGCCGCACCACCACCGCCAAGGTTGTCGGCACCGATCCGGAAACGGACCTGGCCGTGATCAAGATCGAGCTGCCCAACCTGCCGGCGATCACCCTCGGCCGCGCGGATGAAGCCAGCGTCGGCGATGTCGTGCTGGCGATCGGCAATCCGTTCGGCGTCGGCCAGACCGTCACCATGGGGATCATTTCCGCGCTGGGCCGCAGCCATCTCGGCATCAACCAGTTTGAAAATTTCATCCAGACCGATGCCGCCATCAATCCCGGCAATTCGGGCGGCGCCCTGATCGACACCAACGGCAACCTGCTGGGCATCAACACGGCAATCTATTCGCGCACCGGCGGCTCGCTCGGGATCGGCTTTGCCGTGCCGATGACCACCGCCAAGACCGTGATGGAATCGATCATCAACACCGGCCACATGGTGCGCGGCTATATCGGCGTCGAACCGCAGGACATCACGCCGGAACTGGCGGAAAGCTTCGGCCTGACACGCAAGACCGGCGCCATCATTGCCGGCGTCATCAAGAGCGGCCCGGCCGACAAGGCTGGCCTGAAGCCGGGCGACATCCTGGTGGCGATCGAAGGCAAGCCGATCACCGACAGCACCGACATGACCAACCTGATCGCCCAGTTGAAACCAGGCAGCAAGGCCAAGCTGACGGTGCTACGCAAGACCCAGGAAAGCACGGTGGAAGCCATCATCGGCAAGCGGCCGCCGATGAAGCGCGAAGCCGAGTAA
- the tatB gene encoding Sec-independent protein translocase protein TatB, producing MIDIGLTKLALIGVVALVVVGPEKLPTVARMAGSLFGRAQRYINEVKAEVSREIELDELRKMQQDVREAAGDIEQSIARGMSDADKYVHAAWDDGASSTPETYKVEQLAIKAKSFRKKKLARSSAVPAWYKQQSGQKSRVLSGAARVAKYRPASQGKSSASFFS from the coding sequence ATGATCGATATTGGTCTTACTAAACTTGCACTGATCGGCGTTGTCGCTCTGGTTGTGGTCGGCCCTGAAAAGCTGCCGACGGTAGCCCGCATGGCCGGCTCGCTGTTCGGCCGCGCGCAGCGTTACATCAATGAAGTGAAAGCGGAAGTCAGCCGCGAAATTGAGCTGGACGAGCTGCGCAAGATGCAGCAGGACGTGCGGGAAGCGGCCGGCGATATCGAGCAAAGCATTGCGCGCGGCATGTCCGACGCCGACAAGTATGTCCATGCCGCCTGGGATGATGGCGCCAGCAGCACGCCGGAAACCTACAAGGTGGAACAGCTGGCGATCAAGGCCAAGAGTTTTCGCAAGAAAAAGCTGGCGCGCAGCAGTGCCGTGCCGGCCTGGTACAAGCAGCAAAGCGGGCAGAAGTCGCGCGTGCTGTCCGGCGCCGCCCGCGTGGCGAAATACCGCCCGGCCAGCCAGGGCAAGTCTTCCGCTTCGTTTTTTTCATGA
- a CDS encoding 3-hydroxyacyl-CoA dehydrogenase/enoyl-CoA hydratase family protein: protein MSNFIVKKVAVLGAGVMGAQIAAHCLNAKVPVVLFDLPAKEGPKNGIVLRAIENLKKLSPAPLGNKDDASLIEVANYEDNLDVLAGCDLIIEAIAERMDWKHDLYKKVAPHIAPNAIFASNTSGLSITALSEGFDAELKARFCGVHFFNPPRYMHLVELIPTASTKPEILDQLEGFLATTLGKGVVRAKDTPNFIANRVGVFGILSTAHQAEKFGLSVDVVDDLTGAKLGRAKSGTFRTADVVGLDTMGHVIKTMRDTLKDDPFYGVYATPPLLAKLVEKGALGQKTGAGFYKKVGKDILRIDAATGEYVTGGGKADELVARILKDKDPVKRMKTLRESTNPQAQFLWSIFRDGFHYIAVHMESIADNARDIDFAMRWGFGWSVGPFEIWQAADWKQIAGWVKEDIDAGKALCNAPLPAWVFDGRTGVHAADGSYSPAKKANVARSTLPVYERQVFRAPLLGEGVADGKTAGTTVFEDDSVRAWHQNDDVLVLSFKTKMHVIGPGVIAGLNKAVAEAEKNYKGLVLWHADAAEGGAFSAGADLQSMLPLFMSGGAKAIEPMVAELQQAFMGLKYASVPVVAAVAGLALGGGCELALHTAKRVASIESYIGLVEVGVGLIPAGGGLKEAAVRAANDAKGNDILQFLKTSFMNAATANVSKSALQAQSMGYLKATDVIVFNAYELLHVAKVEARAMFDAGYRPPLKAQIPVVGRDGIATILAQLVNMRDGGFISAHDYKLGHMIANIVCGGEVNEGSIVNEQWLLDLERKAFVELLNNPKTQERIMGMMQTGKPVRN from the coding sequence GTGTCGAATTTCATCGTTAAAAAAGTCGCCGTCCTCGGCGCCGGCGTGATGGGCGCGCAAATCGCTGCTCACTGCCTGAACGCCAAAGTGCCGGTGGTGCTGTTCGATCTGCCAGCCAAGGAAGGCCCGAAGAACGGCATCGTCCTGCGCGCCATCGAAAACCTGAAGAAGCTCAGCCCTGCGCCTCTGGGCAACAAGGATGACGCATCCCTGATCGAAGTCGCCAACTACGAAGATAACCTGGATGTGCTGGCCGGCTGCGACCTGATCATCGAAGCCATCGCCGAGCGCATGGACTGGAAGCATGACCTGTACAAGAAGGTCGCGCCGCACATTGCACCGAACGCGATTTTCGCTTCCAACACTTCCGGCCTGTCGATCACCGCTCTGTCGGAAGGTTTCGACGCCGAATTGAAAGCACGTTTCTGCGGCGTCCACTTCTTCAACCCGCCGCGCTACATGCACCTGGTGGAATTGATCCCGACCGCGAGCACCAAGCCAGAGATCCTCGATCAGCTGGAAGGCTTCCTGGCGACTACGCTGGGCAAGGGCGTGGTCCGCGCTAAAGATACCCCTAACTTCATCGCTAACCGCGTGGGTGTGTTCGGGATTTTGTCGACGGCTCACCAGGCTGAAAAATTCGGCCTCTCGGTCGATGTCGTCGATGACCTGACCGGCGCCAAGCTGGGCCGCGCCAAGTCGGGTACTTTCCGTACCGCCGACGTCGTTGGCCTGGATACCATGGGTCATGTCATCAAGACCATGCGAGACACCCTGAAGGATGATCCTTTCTACGGCGTGTACGCAACACCGCCGCTGCTGGCCAAGTTGGTCGAAAAAGGTGCGCTGGGTCAAAAAACCGGCGCCGGCTTCTACAAGAAGGTTGGCAAGGACATCCTGCGCATCGATGCCGCCACGGGCGAATACGTGACCGGCGGCGGCAAGGCCGACGAACTGGTGGCGCGTATCCTGAAAGACAAGGATCCGGTCAAGCGCATGAAAACCCTGCGCGAATCGACCAACCCGCAAGCGCAGTTCCTGTGGTCCATCTTCCGCGACGGCTTCCACTACATCGCTGTCCACATGGAATCGATTGCCGACAATGCGCGCGACATCGATTTCGCCATGCGCTGGGGCTTCGGCTGGAGCGTAGGCCCATTCGAAATCTGGCAAGCCGCCGACTGGAAACAGATCGCCGGCTGGGTTAAGGAAGACATCGACGCCGGCAAGGCGCTGTGCAATGCACCGCTGCCTGCCTGGGTATTCGACGGTCGCACCGGCGTGCACGCTGCCGACGGCTCCTACTCGCCAGCGAAGAAAGCCAACGTTGCCCGTTCCACTCTGCCAGTCTACGAGCGCCAGGTATTCCGCGCACCGTTGCTGGGTGAAGGCGTAGCCGACGGTAAGACTGCCGGCACCACCGTCTTCGAAGATGACTCGGTACGCGCATGGCATCAGAACGACGATGTCCTGGTCCTGTCCTTCAAGACCAAGATGCACGTGATCGGACCTGGCGTCATCGCCGGCCTGAACAAGGCAGTCGCCGAAGCAGAAAAGAATTACAAGGGCCTGGTGCTGTGGCACGCGGATGCCGCAGAAGGCGGCGCATTCTCCGCTGGCGCCGACCTGCAATCGATGCTGCCATTGTTCATGTCGGGCGGCGCCAAGGCGATAGAACCGATGGTCGCAGAATTGCAACAAGCCTTCATGGGCCTGAAGTATGCAAGCGTGCCGGTAGTTGCGGCAGTGGCTGGCCTGGCCCTGGGCGGCGGTTGCGAACTGGCGCTGCACACAGCCAAGCGCGTCGCATCGATCGAATCGTATATCGGCCTGGTCGAAGTCGGCGTAGGCCTGATCCCAGCCGGCGGCGGCCTGAAGGAAGCGGCAGTACGCGCAGCCAACGACGCCAAGGGCAACGACATCCTACAATTCCTGAAGACTTCCTTCATGAATGCAGCCACTGCCAACGTCTCGAAATCGGCGCTGCAAGCGCAGAGCATGGGCTATCTGAAAGCCACCGATGTGATCGTGTTCAACGCCTACGAGCTGCTGCACGTGGCCAAGGTTGAAGCGCGCGCCATGTTCGACGCCGGCTACCGTCCACCGCTGAAGGCGCAGATCCCGGTCGTTGGCCGCGACGGCATCGCCACCATCCTGGCGCAACTGGTCAACATGCGCGACGGCGGCTTCATCTCGGCACATGACTACAAACTGGGCCACATGATCGCCAACATCGTTTGCGGTGGCGAAGTCAACGAAGGCAGCATCGTGAATGAACAATGGTTGCTGGACCTGGAGCGCAAAGCGTTCGTCGAACTGCTGAATAACCCCAAGACGCAAGAGCGGATCATGGGGATGATGCAGACCGGTAAGCCAGTGCGTAATTAA
- a CDS encoding DUF2461 domain-containing protein, with product MHVRDLTQYLAELSENNNRAWFVMNKPRYDILRAEFLELVTRLIAEVSKFDPAIAGCNPKKALFRINRDMRFSHDKSPYKTYFSASIIASGLKKPSQGGGPSYYFHIDASGTLLVAGGEYMPPADRLRAIRNQVVADAGGFGKLLKNKKLVATYGTLQSEGKLIRPPKGFDADAPHIEYIKLKNFIVWKETPIKKMLSDALEKELLNGFKDAYPLVSWLRQIKTPVAAE from the coding sequence ATGCATGTCCGCGACCTGACCCAATACCTTGCCGAACTCTCTGAAAACAACAACCGGGCCTGGTTCGTCATGAACAAGCCGCGCTACGATATCCTGCGCGCGGAATTCCTGGAACTGGTGACGCGCCTGATCGCCGAGGTCAGCAAGTTCGATCCGGCGATCGCCGGCTGCAATCCAAAGAAGGCCTTATTCCGCATTAACCGCGACATGCGTTTTTCACATGACAAGAGTCCGTACAAGACCTACTTCTCGGCGTCCATCATTGCCAGCGGCTTGAAGAAACCGAGCCAGGGCGGCGGTCCGTCCTACTATTTTCACATAGATGCCAGCGGCACGCTGCTGGTGGCCGGCGGCGAGTACATGCCGCCCGCCGACCGCCTGCGGGCGATCCGCAACCAGGTGGTGGCGGACGCCGGCGGTTTTGGCAAGCTGCTGAAGAACAAGAAGCTGGTGGCGACTTACGGCACCCTGCAATCTGAAGGCAAACTGATACGCCCACCCAAGGGATTCGACGCCGATGCGCCGCACATTGAATATATCAAGCTGAAGAATTTCATCGTCTGGAAGGAAACACCGATCAAGAAGATGCTGTCGGATGCGCTGGAGAAGGAATTGCTGAACGGCTTCAAGGATGCCTATCCGCTGGTCAGCTGGCTGCGGCAGATCAAGACGCCGGTTGCCGCTGAATGA